Proteins from a genomic interval of Mycobacterium conspicuum:
- the hisH gene encoding imidazole glycerol phosphate synthase subunit HisH — MTTKSVVVLDYGSGNLRSAQRALQRVGADVEVTADAGAAAAADGLVVPGVGAFEACMTGLRKIAGEKIIADRVAAGRPVLGVCVGMQILFAHGVEFGVDTIGCGQWPGAVTRLDAPVIPHMGWNVVNAAPGGVLFKGLGSDARFYFVHSYAAQRWEGSPEARLTWATYQVPFLAAVEDGPLSATQFHPEKSGDAGAEVLNNWVEGL; from the coding sequence GTGACAACCAAATCAGTGGTGGTGCTCGACTACGGCTCGGGTAACCTACGGTCGGCGCAGCGCGCGCTGCAGCGGGTCGGCGCCGACGTCGAAGTGACCGCCGACGCGGGCGCCGCCGCGGCCGCCGACGGGCTGGTGGTGCCCGGCGTCGGCGCCTTCGAGGCGTGCATGACGGGCCTGCGCAAGATCGCGGGCGAGAAGATCATCGCCGACCGGGTCGCCGCCGGGCGCCCGGTGCTGGGCGTGTGCGTCGGCATGCAGATCCTGTTCGCCCACGGGGTGGAGTTCGGGGTGGACACGATCGGCTGCGGGCAGTGGCCCGGGGCGGTCACGCGACTGGATGCCCCGGTGATTCCGCACATGGGCTGGAACGTGGTGAACGCGGCGCCCGGCGGCGTGCTGTTCAAGGGGCTGGGCAGCGACGCCCGGTTCTATTTCGTGCATTCCTATGCCGCGCAGCGCTGGGAAGGCTCGCCGGAGGCGCGGCTGACCTGGGCCACGTACCAGGTACCGTTTCTGGCCGCCGTCGAGGACGGTCCGCTGTCCGCCACCCAGTTTCACCCGGAAAAGAGTGGGGATGCCGGTGCCGAGGTGCTGAACAACTGGGTCGAGGGACTGTAA
- the priA gene encoding bifunctional 1-(5-phosphoribosyl)-5-((5-phosphoribosylamino)methylideneamino)imidazole-4-carboxamide isomerase/phosphoribosylanthranilate isomerase PriA produces the protein MPLILLPAVDVVEGRAVRLVQGKAGSETEYGSALDAALAWQRDGAEWIHLVDLDAAFGRGSNRELLAEVVGKLDVQVEMSGGIRDDDSLAAALATGCARVNLGTAALENPQWCARAIAEHGDKVAVGLDVQIVGGAHRLRGRGWETDGGDLWDVLERLDREGCSRFVVTDVTKDGTLGGPNLDLLARVAERTDVPVIASGGVSSLDDLRAIATLVDRGVEGAIVGKALYAGRFTLPQALAAMRD, from the coding sequence ATGCCGCTGATACTGCTACCCGCCGTCGACGTCGTCGAGGGTCGCGCCGTGCGCCTTGTGCAGGGCAAGGCCGGCAGCGAAACCGAGTACGGCTCGGCGCTGGACGCCGCGCTGGCCTGGCAGCGCGACGGCGCCGAATGGATCCACCTGGTCGACCTGGACGCCGCGTTCGGCCGTGGGTCCAACCGCGAACTGCTCGCCGAGGTGGTGGGCAAGCTCGACGTGCAGGTCGAGATGTCGGGCGGCATCCGCGACGACGATTCGCTGGCCGCGGCGCTGGCCACCGGTTGCGCGCGGGTCAACCTGGGCACGGCGGCGCTGGAGAACCCGCAGTGGTGCGCGCGGGCCATCGCCGAGCACGGCGACAAGGTCGCCGTCGGCCTGGACGTGCAGATTGTCGGCGGCGCGCACCGGCTGCGCGGGCGCGGCTGGGAGACCGACGGCGGTGATCTGTGGGACGTGCTGGAACGCCTTGACCGCGAAGGATGTTCGCGGTTCGTCGTCACCGACGTCACCAAGGACGGCACGCTGGGCGGCCCGAACCTGGACCTGTTGGCCCGCGTCGCCGAGCGCACCGATGTTCCGGTCATCGCGTCGGGCGGAGTGTCCAGCCTCGACGACCTGCGCGCCATCGCGACGTTGGTCGACCGCGGCGTCGAGGGCGCCATCGTGGGCAAGGCCCTCTACGCCGGACGGTTCACCCTGCCGCAGGCGTTGGCCGCGATGCGGGATTGA
- a CDS encoding inositol monophosphatase family protein: MDLNALVAQASVILDAAAEPFLAGHRAESAVPKKGDDFATEVDLALERQITSALVEATGIGVHGEEFGGAAVDSPWVWVLDPIDGTFNYAAGSPMASILLALLHDGDPVAGLTWLPFTGERYTAVAGGPLMKNGTPQPSLAPTRLADALVGVGTFSADSRGRFPGRFRVALLENLSRVSSRLRMHGSTGIDLAYVADGILGGAVIFGGQVWDHAAGVALVRAAGGTVTTLAGEPWTPTSRSVLAGAPDAHAEILEILRSTGEPEDF, translated from the coding sequence ATGGATTTGAACGCATTGGTAGCTCAGGCCTCCGTAATTTTGGACGCCGCCGCCGAGCCGTTTCTGGCCGGCCACCGCGCCGAGTCGGCGGTGCCCAAGAAGGGCGACGACTTCGCCACCGAGGTCGACCTTGCGCTGGAGCGGCAGATCACCAGCGCGCTGGTCGAGGCCACCGGGATCGGAGTGCACGGTGAGGAATTTGGCGGCGCCGCAGTCGATTCCCCGTGGGTATGGGTGCTGGATCCGATCGACGGCACGTTCAACTACGCCGCCGGATCGCCGATGGCGTCGATCCTGCTGGCGCTGCTGCACGACGGCGATCCGGTGGCCGGGCTGACCTGGTTGCCGTTCACCGGCGAGCGCTACACCGCCGTGGCGGGCGGCCCGCTGATGAAAAACGGCACACCGCAACCCTCCTTGGCCCCCACCAGGCTGGCCGACGCGCTCGTCGGGGTCGGAACGTTCAGCGCGGATTCCCGCGGCCGCTTCCCGGGTCGCTTCCGGGTTGCACTGCTGGAAAACCTCAGCCGGGTGTCGTCGCGGTTGCGCATGCACGGTTCGACCGGCATCGACCTGGCATACGTCGCCGACGGAATACTGGGCGGCGCAGTCATTTTCGGCGGCCAGGTGTGGGACCACGCCGCCGGGGTGGCGCTGGTGCGGGCCGCGGGCGGGACCGTGACCACGCTGGCCGGCGAACCGTGGACCCCCACGTCGCGGTCCGTGCTGGCCGGGGCGCCCGACGCGCACGCCGAGATCCTCGAAATCCTGCGCAGCACCGGCGAACCGGAGGACTTCTGA
- the hisF gene encoding imidazole glycerol phosphate synthase subunit HisF, protein MSARHTNGGLAVRVIPCLDVDDGRVVKGVNFENLRDAGDPVELAAVYDAEGADELTFLDVTASSSGRATMLEVVRRTAEQVFIPLTVGGGVRTVADVDVLLRAGADKVSVNTAAIARPDLLAEMATQFGSQCIVLSVDARTVPAGSNPTPSGWEVTTHGGRRGTGIDAVEWAARGAELGVGEILLNSMDADGTKAGFDLAMLRAVRAAVTVPVIASGGAGAIEHFAPAVAAGADAVLAASVFHFGELTIGQVKAAMAAEGITVR, encoded by the coding sequence GTGTCTGCTCGGCACACGAATGGCGGCCTCGCGGTTCGGGTGATTCCGTGCCTGGATGTGGACGACGGGCGGGTGGTCAAGGGGGTCAACTTCGAGAACCTGCGCGACGCCGGTGATCCCGTGGAACTCGCCGCCGTCTACGACGCCGAAGGCGCCGACGAGCTCACCTTCCTCGACGTGACCGCGTCCTCGTCGGGACGCGCGACCATGCTGGAGGTGGTGCGTCGCACCGCCGAGCAGGTGTTCATCCCGCTGACCGTCGGTGGCGGCGTGCGCACCGTGGCCGACGTCGACGTGCTGCTGCGCGCGGGCGCCGATAAGGTTTCTGTCAACACCGCCGCCATCGCGCGCCCGGACTTACTCGCGGAGATGGCAACACAATTCGGCTCGCAGTGCATCGTGCTGTCGGTCGACGCCCGCACGGTCCCGGCTGGATCTAACCCCACGCCATCGGGCTGGGAGGTCACCACGCACGGCGGCCGCCGCGGCACCGGCATCGACGCGGTCGAGTGGGCGGCCCGCGGCGCCGAACTCGGCGTGGGGGAGATCCTGCTCAACTCGATGGACGCCGACGGCACCAAGGCCGGGTTCGACCTCGCCATGTTGCGCGCGGTACGTGCCGCGGTCACGGTGCCGGTCATCGCCAGCGGCGGCGCCGGAGCCATCGAACACTTCGCGCCCGCGGTCGCCGCCGGCGCCGATGCGGTGTTGGCGGCCAGCGTCTTTCACTTCGGCGAGCTGACGATCGGACAGGTGAAAGCCGCGATGGCCGCGGAAGGGATTACCGTGCGATGA
- the hisI gene encoding phosphoribosyl-AMP cyclohydrolase — translation MTLDPAIAARLKRNAEGLFTAVVQERGSGDVLMVAWMDDEALARTLETHEATYFSRSRGEQWIKGATSGHTQHVHSVRIDCDGDAVLLTVDQTGAACHTGSHSCFDTAVLLEPDD, via the coding sequence ATGACCCTCGACCCGGCTATCGCGGCGCGGCTCAAGCGCAATGCGGAAGGGCTGTTCACCGCCGTCGTGCAGGAGCGGGGCAGCGGCGACGTGTTGATGGTCGCCTGGATGGACGACGAGGCGCTGGCCCGCACGCTGGAAACCCATGAGGCGACGTACTTTTCGCGGTCGCGCGGCGAACAATGGATCAAGGGCGCGACCTCCGGCCACACCCAGCACGTCCACTCGGTGCGCATCGACTGCGACGGCGACGCCGTGCTGTTGACCGTCGACCAGACGGGCGCGGCGTGCCACACCGGCAGCCACAGTTGCTTCGACACCGCGGTGCTGCTCGAACCGGACGACTAA
- a CDS encoding HNH endonuclease signature motif containing protein → MGCSSREEIVEVLDALDGVLDRLCALSFDALTTPERLRILQRLERGARRQRTPQHALINQLDAQAGPEELGGTLCGALADRLRITKPEASRRIAEAEDLGPRRALTGEPLAPLLTHTAAAQHDGLIGDAHVRVIRDFFTHLPAVVDVGTRAAVELVLADKATEYRPDQLREQARQLMDWLHPDGDFTDEERARKRGIILGKQEYDKMSRISGLITPELRAFLEPVLAKLAAPGTCNPDDDTPVVHEQPDDDAVRRDHRSSAQRNHDALLAGLRALIASGQLGQHNGLPVSIIVTTTLKELEAGAGKARTGGGALLPMSDVIRLASHAHHYLAIFDGTKPLALHHGKRFASPAQRIMLCAKDRGCTRPGCDAPAYHSQAHHVSGWTTTHRTDIEDLTLACGPDNRLAEKGWTTRKNAHGDTEWIPPPHLNYGQPRTNTYHHPEKLLNPDDDEPD, encoded by the coding sequence ATGGGTTGCAGTAGCCGCGAGGAGATCGTCGAGGTGCTCGACGCGCTCGATGGTGTGCTGGACCGGTTGTGCGCGTTGAGCTTCGACGCACTGACCACCCCGGAACGGCTGCGGATCCTGCAACGCCTCGAACGCGGCGCGCGCCGCCAACGCACACCCCAACACGCGCTGATCAACCAACTCGACGCCCAAGCCGGCCCCGAAGAGCTCGGCGGCACACTGTGCGGCGCGCTGGCCGACCGGCTGCGCATCACCAAACCCGAAGCCAGCCGCCGCATCGCCGAAGCCGAAGACCTCGGGCCACGGCGCGCGCTGACCGGAGAACCGTTGGCGCCGCTGCTCACCCACACCGCGGCCGCCCAACACGACGGCCTCATCGGCGACGCCCACGTGCGCGTCATCCGCGACTTCTTCACCCACCTACCCGCCGTCGTCGATGTGGGCACCCGCGCCGCCGTCGAACTCGTCCTGGCCGACAAGGCCACCGAGTACCGCCCCGACCAACTCCGCGAACAAGCCCGCCAACTCATGGACTGGCTACACCCCGACGGCGACTTCACCGACGAGGAACGCGCCCGCAAACGCGGCATCATCCTGGGCAAGCAGGAGTACGACAAAATGTCACGCATCAGCGGGCTGATCACCCCCGAGCTGCGCGCCTTCCTCGAGCCCGTGCTCGCCAAACTCGCCGCCCCCGGCACCTGCAACCCCGACGACGACACCCCCGTCGTCCACGAGCAACCCGACGACGACGCGGTACGCCGCGATCACCGCTCCAGCGCCCAACGCAACCACGACGCCCTGCTGGCCGGCCTGCGCGCCCTGATCGCCTCCGGCCAGCTGGGCCAGCACAACGGGCTGCCGGTATCAATCATCGTGACCACCACCCTCAAAGAGCTCGAAGCCGGCGCCGGCAAGGCCCGCACCGGCGGCGGCGCCCTGCTGCCCATGTCCGATGTGATCCGCCTGGCCAGCCACGCCCACCACTACCTAGCCATCTTCGATGGCACCAAGCCCTTAGCACTGCATCACGGGAAACGCTTCGCCTCCCCCGCACAGCGGATCATGCTGTGCGCCAAAGACCGCGGCTGCACCCGCCCCGGCTGCGACGCCCCGGCCTACCACAGCCAAGCCCACCACGTCAGCGGCTGGACCACCACCCACCGCACCGACATCGAAGACCTCACCCTGGCCTGCGGACCCGACAACCGACTCGCCGAGAAAGGCTGGACCACCCGCAAAAACGCTCACGGCGACACCGAATGGATCCCACCCCCACACCTCAACTACGGCCAACCCCGCACCAACACCTACCACCACCCCGAAAAACTCCTAAACCCCGACGACGACGAACCCGATTGA
- a CDS encoding serine/threonine-protein kinase, translating into MSQSGGLAEGQVFAGYTIVRRLGAGGMGDVYLAQHPRLPRRDALKILPANLTEDSEFRQRFNREADLAASLYHEHIVGIHDRGEYQGQLWISMDYVEGTDAAQLLRSRYPSGMPKADVAEIISAVADALDHAHSRGMLHRDVKPANILLGPGGSRRRILLADFGIAREIGEISGLTATNMLVGTTAYCAPEQLQGNDLDARADQYALGCTAFNLLTGVAPYQHSNPAVVIGQHLSAPPPLVSERRPELSELDAVIAKAMAKNPSERYATCADFASALAGQERTAPAAVASAPTEVIAVRGKRRGPALLIAALVAVALIAVAAVVGVRMLGARGHQSTPAPSSALPTASAAPPLTAPALKLTSQITDVSGVLGPLEHDAVERALTRLHDGRGIRLWVVYVNNFGGLKPFRWAEDTMVANGFADTDAILAMATDQPSYSFRVPNAVLQGKAIDLEIIRRDRIGPAVYRHEWARAAIAAANGLDVAPS; encoded by the coding sequence ATGTCGCAAAGCGGAGGTCTGGCGGAAGGACAGGTGTTCGCCGGCTACACCATCGTTCGGCGGCTGGGCGCCGGCGGGATGGGTGACGTGTATCTGGCCCAGCATCCCCGGCTGCCGCGCCGCGATGCGCTGAAAATCTTGCCCGCCAACCTGACCGAGGATTCGGAATTTCGCCAGCGGTTCAATCGCGAGGCCGACCTTGCCGCCAGCCTCTACCATGAACACATCGTCGGCATCCACGACCGCGGCGAATACCAAGGGCAGCTGTGGATCTCGATGGACTACGTCGAGGGCACCGACGCCGCGCAACTGCTGCGCAGCCGGTATCCCTCCGGAATGCCCAAAGCCGATGTCGCCGAGATCATTTCGGCCGTCGCCGACGCGCTTGATCACGCCCACTCGCGCGGAATGCTGCACCGCGACGTCAAACCCGCCAACATCCTGCTGGGCCCTGGGGGCTCCCGTCGGCGCATCCTGCTCGCCGACTTCGGCATCGCCCGCGAGATCGGCGAGATCAGTGGCCTGACCGCAACGAACATGTTGGTGGGCACGACCGCCTACTGCGCGCCCGAGCAGTTGCAGGGCAACGACCTCGACGCGCGGGCCGACCAGTACGCGCTCGGCTGCACCGCGTTCAACCTGCTCACCGGGGTCGCGCCGTACCAGCATTCCAACCCCGCGGTGGTTATCGGCCAGCATTTGTCCGCGCCGCCTCCGCTGGTGAGTGAACGGCGCCCCGAGCTTTCCGAGCTCGACGCCGTCATTGCCAAGGCGATGGCCAAGAATCCGTCGGAACGGTATGCCACGTGCGCGGATTTCGCGTCGGCGCTTGCCGGCCAGGAGCGGACCGCGCCCGCGGCAGTGGCTTCGGCACCGACCGAGGTGATCGCGGTGCGCGGCAAGCGGCGGGGGCCGGCGCTGCTGATCGCGGCACTGGTGGCCGTCGCGTTGATCGCGGTGGCCGCGGTGGTCGGTGTGCGCATGCTGGGTGCGCGGGGCCATCAAAGCACCCCTGCGCCGTCATCGGCGTTGCCGACTGCCAGCGCTGCGCCGCCCCTCACGGCACCGGCGCTGAAGCTGACCAGCCAGATCACCGACGTGTCGGGCGTGCTCGGGCCCCTCGAGCACGACGCCGTGGAGCGGGCCCTCACCAGGCTGCACGACGGGCGCGGCATCCGGCTGTGGGTGGTGTATGTCAACAACTTCGGTGGCCTCAAGCCGTTTCGGTGGGCCGAGGACACCATGGTGGCCAACGGTTTTGCCGACACCGACGCCATTCTGGCTATGGCCACCGATCAACCGTCGTACTCCTTCCGGGTGCCGAACGCGGTGCTGCAGGGCAAGGCCATCGATCTCGAGATCATTCGCCGTGACCGCATCGGGCCGGCCGTTTACCGCCATGAGTGGGCGCGCGCGGCGATCGCCGCGGCCAATGGGTTAGACGTTGCACCGAGCTAG
- a CDS encoding calcium:proton antiporter translates to MLKRVPWTVVVPLLALLTLALTWGEELGPVAAAAVAVVMGGAVLTAVNHAEVVAVRVGEPFGSLVLAVAVTIIEVTLIVALRASGGSEAATLARDTVFAAVVITMNGIAGLSLLLGSRRYGVTLFNAEGSGAALATLTTLATLALVLPTFTSHVGNEFSPAQLAFAAIASLGLYLLFVFTQTVRHRDFFLPVAQKGQKALPFEDESHAEPPSTQHALSSLALLLVALAAVVGLAEEESPPIERLVSAAGFPHSFVGVVIAALVLLPETLAAVRAARQGRIQTSLNLAYGSALASIGLTIPAIALASVWLKGPLVLGLGPLQLALLALTVVISVLTVVPGRATRLQGEVHLVVLAAYVFLSLFP, encoded by the coding sequence ATGTTGAAACGGGTGCCCTGGACCGTCGTCGTGCCGCTGCTTGCACTCCTCACGCTCGCACTGACGTGGGGCGAAGAGCTGGGGCCGGTAGCCGCCGCGGCCGTGGCCGTGGTGATGGGCGGCGCGGTGCTGACGGCGGTCAATCACGCGGAGGTGGTCGCCGTCAGGGTCGGCGAGCCGTTCGGGTCGCTGGTGCTTGCCGTCGCGGTCACCATCATCGAGGTGACGCTCATCGTCGCGCTGAGGGCGTCCGGCGGCAGCGAGGCGGCGACGCTGGCCCGCGACACCGTGTTCGCCGCCGTGGTGATCACGATGAACGGGATCGCCGGCCTGTCACTGCTGCTCGGTTCCCGACGCTACGGCGTGACGTTGTTCAACGCTGAGGGCAGCGGGGCGGCGCTGGCCACGCTCACCACGCTGGCGACGCTGGCCCTGGTGCTGCCCACGTTCACCAGCCACGTGGGCAACGAGTTCTCACCGGCGCAGCTGGCGTTCGCCGCCATCGCCTCCCTGGGGCTGTATCTGCTGTTCGTCTTCACCCAGACCGTCCGGCATCGCGACTTCTTCCTGCCCGTCGCCCAGAAGGGTCAAAAAGCGCTCCCCTTCGAGGACGAGAGCCACGCGGAGCCGCCGAGCACCCAACACGCGCTGTCCAGCCTCGCACTGCTGCTCGTCGCGCTGGCCGCGGTGGTCGGCCTGGCCGAGGAGGAGTCGCCGCCAATCGAGCGTTTGGTGTCGGCGGCCGGCTTCCCGCATTCGTTCGTCGGCGTGGTGATCGCGGCCCTGGTGCTGCTGCCCGAGACGCTGGCCGCGGTGCGTGCGGCGCGACAAGGACGCATCCAGACCAGCCTCAACCTGGCCTACGGCTCGGCGCTGGCCAGCATCGGGCTGACCATCCCGGCCATCGCGCTGGCGTCGGTCTGGCTCAAGGGACCGCTGGTGCTCGGGCTGGGCCCGCTGCAGCTGGCACTGCTCGCGCTGACCGTGGTGATCAGCGTGCTGACCGTGGTGCCCGGGCGCGCCACCCGACTGCAGGGCGAGGTGCACCTGGTGGTGCTCGCCGCCTACGTCTTCTTGTCGCTCTTCCCGTGA
- a CDS encoding peroxiredoxin: MKTGDTVADFELPDQTGTPRKLSDLLSTGPVVLFFYPAAMTPGCTKEACHFRDLAAEFAAVGANRVGISVDPVDKQAKFADKQHFDYPLLSDTDGKIAAQFGVKRGLLGKLLPVKRTTFVIDTDRTLLGVISSEVSMDTHADKALETLRARSHGKSDKKT, encoded by the coding sequence ATGAAAACTGGTGACACCGTGGCGGACTTCGAGCTACCCGATCAGACCGGGACGCCGCGGAAGCTCAGCGACCTGCTCTCCACCGGCCCCGTGGTGCTGTTCTTCTACCCGGCCGCGATGACGCCCGGCTGCACCAAGGAGGCGTGCCACTTCCGCGACCTGGCCGCGGAATTCGCCGCGGTCGGGGCCAACCGGGTCGGCATCAGCGTCGACCCCGTCGACAAGCAGGCCAAGTTCGCCGACAAGCAGCACTTCGACTACCCGCTGCTGTCGGACACCGACGGCAAAATCGCCGCGCAGTTCGGCGTCAAGCGCGGTCTGCTCGGCAAGTTGCTGCCGGTCAAGCGGACGACGTTCGTCATCGACACCGACCGCACGCTGCTCGGGGTGATCTCCAGCGAGGTCAGCATGGACACCCACGCGGACAAGGCGCTCGAGACGCTGCGCGCGCGCTCTCACGGGAAGAGCGACAAGAAGACGTAG
- a CDS encoding anthranilate synthase component I, protein MTAHIAATSSREEFRQLAAEHRVVPVTRKVLADSETPLSAYRKLAANRPGTFLLESAENGRSWSRWSFIGAGAPSALTVRDGHAVWLGTVPQDAPTGGDPLRALQSTLELLATEPMPGLPPLSGGMVGFFAYDLVRRLERLPELAVDDLQLPDMLMLLATDVAAVDHHEGTITLIANAVNWNGTAERIDEAYDDAIARLDVMTAALGQPLPSTVATFSRPEPRQRAQRTVEEYGVIVDHLVGQIEAGEAFQVVPSQRFEVDTDVDPIDVYRMLRVTNPSPYMYLLHVPNANGATDFSIVGSSPEALVTVQDGRATTHPIAGTRWRGQTEEEDQLLEKDLLADEKEQAEHLMLVDLGRNDLGRVCTPGTVRVEDYSHIERYSHVMHLVSTVTGMLSADHTALDAVTACFPAGTLSGAPKVRAMELIEEVEKTRRGLYGGVVGYLDFAGNADFAIAIRTALMRNGTAYVQAGGGVVADSNGLYEYTEATNKARAVLSAIAAAETLAAPDGS, encoded by the coding sequence GTGACTGCCCACATCGCCGCCACCTCGTCCCGGGAGGAGTTCCGCCAGCTCGCGGCGGAACACCGGGTGGTTCCGGTGACCCGCAAGGTGTTGGCGGACAGCGAGACACCGCTGTCGGCCTACCGCAAGCTCGCCGCCAACCGCCCGGGCACTTTTCTGCTGGAGTCCGCCGAAAACGGCCGATCCTGGTCGCGGTGGTCGTTCATCGGCGCGGGCGCGCCGTCGGCGCTGACGGTGCGTGACGGCCACGCGGTGTGGTTGGGCACCGTCCCGCAGGACGCGCCCACCGGGGGCGACCCGCTGCGGGCGCTGCAGAGCACCCTCGAGCTGCTGGCCACCGAGCCGATGCCCGGCCTTCCGCCGCTGTCGGGCGGCATGGTCGGCTTCTTCGCCTATGACCTGGTGCGCCGCCTGGAGCGGCTGCCCGAACTGGCCGTCGACGACCTGCAGCTGCCGGACATGCTGATGCTGCTGGCCACCGACGTCGCCGCCGTCGACCACCACGAGGGCACCATCACGCTGATCGCCAACGCGGTGAACTGGAACGGCACCGCCGAACGCATCGACGAGGCCTACGACGACGCCATCGCCCGGCTGGACGTGATGACCGCCGCGCTGGGCCAGCCGCTGCCGTCGACCGTCGCCACGTTCAGCCGGCCCGAACCGCGGCAGCGGGCGCAGCGCACCGTCGAGGAGTACGGCGTCATCGTCGACCATCTCGTCGGGCAGATCGAAGCCGGCGAAGCGTTTCAGGTGGTGCCCTCGCAGCGCTTCGAGGTGGACACCGACGTCGATCCGATCGACGTGTACCGGATGCTGCGGGTGACCAACCCCAGCCCCTACATGTATCTGCTGCATGTGCCGAATGCCAATGGCGCAACGGACTTTTCGATAGTCGGCTCCAGTCCCGAGGCGTTGGTCACCGTGCAGGACGGTCGCGCGACCACGCATCCGATCGCGGGCACCCGGTGGCGCGGGCAGACCGAGGAAGAAGATCAGCTGCTGGAAAAGGATCTGCTGGCCGACGAGAAGGAACAGGCCGAGCACCTGATGCTCGTCGACCTCGGGCGCAACGACCTCGGCCGGGTCTGCACGCCCGGCACCGTCCGCGTCGAGGACTACAGCCACATCGAGCGCTACAGCCACGTGATGCACCTGGTATCCACGGTGACGGGGATGCTCAGCGCGGACCACACGGCCCTGGACGCGGTCACCGCGTGCTTCCCGGCCGGCACCCTGTCGGGCGCGCCGAAGGTGCGAGCGATGGAGCTGATCGAAGAGGTGGAGAAGACCCGCCGCGGCCTCTACGGCGGCGTCGTCGGCTATCTCGACTTCGCCGGCAACGCCGACTTCGCGATCGCCATTCGCACCGCGCTGATGCGTAACGGCACGGCCTACGTGCAGGCGGGCGGCGGCGTCGTGGCCGACTCCAACGGGCTCTACGAATACACCGAGGCCACCAACAAGGCGCGCGCCGTGCTGAGCGCGATCGCCGCCGCCGAGACACTGGCTGCACCGGATGGCTCGTAA
- a CDS encoding TIGR02234 family membrane protein, whose translation MARKTRIAQLLLVVAAGALWAASRVPWVVIRSFDGLGPPKSVTLSGGTWSTALLPLAVLQLAAAVAALAVRGWALRVLAALLALVSFAVGYLGVSLWAVPDVAVRGADLAHIALVTLVGTERHYWGAAAAVLSAVCTLIAAVLLMRAGPARNGTTRYAAPGARRAAARGDNGENVDTPDTGGPDISERMIWDALDEGRDPTDRPGDPDTEGRL comes from the coding sequence ATGGCTCGTAAAACCCGGATCGCGCAACTGCTGCTGGTGGTGGCGGCCGGGGCGCTGTGGGCGGCGTCGCGGGTGCCGTGGGTGGTGATCCGGTCGTTCGACGGGCTGGGGCCGCCCAAATCGGTGACGCTGTCCGGCGGCACGTGGTCGACGGCGCTGCTGCCGTTGGCCGTGCTGCAGTTGGCCGCCGCCGTCGCGGCCCTGGCCGTGCGCGGCTGGGCGTTGCGGGTGTTGGCGGCCCTGCTGGCGCTGGTGAGCTTCGCCGTCGGCTATCTGGGCGTCAGCCTGTGGGCGGTCCCGGACGTCGCGGTGCGCGGCGCCGATCTGGCGCACATTGCGCTGGTGACGCTGGTGGGAACCGAGCGACACTACTGGGGCGCGGCCGCCGCGGTGCTGTCCGCGGTGTGCACGCTGATCGCTGCGGTTTTGTTGATGCGAGCAGGGCCGGCCCGCAACGGTACGACGCGGTACGCCGCCCCCGGCGCGCGACGTGCGGCCGCGCGCGGCGACAACGGCGAGAACGTCGACACCCCCGACACCGGCGGCCCGGACATCTCGGAACGCATGATCTGGGATGCGCTCGACGAAGGGCGGGACCCTACCGATCGGCCCGGCGACCCAGACACCGAGGGGCGGTTATGA